The genomic window GCGCGTCGGTGCGGGCGCAGACGATGACACGGTCGGCGTGGACACCACCGGTGATGAAGGTCTTGGAGCCGTTGAGGACGTAGTGCGTGCCGTCCTCGCTGAGCTTGGCGGTGGTCTTCATGCCCGCGAGGTCGGACCCGGTGCCCGGCTCGGTCATGGCCAGCGCCCACATCTCCTCACCGGAGACGAACTTCGACAGGAACCGCTTCTTCTGCTCGTCCGTGGCCAGCATCTTGATGTACGGCAGACCGAGCAGCACGTGCACACCGGAGCCGCCGAACTGGACGCCCGCGCGGGCCGTCTCCTCGTACATCACGGCTTCGAACTTGTACGAGTCGATGCCGGCGCCGCCGTACTCCTCGTCGACGCGGATGCCGAAGAGGCCCAGCTCGGCGAGCTTGTAGTAGAACTCGCGCGGCGCCTGGCCGGCGGCGAACCACTCGTCGTACACGGGCACGACCTCGGCCTCGATGAAGGCACGCAGGGTCTCCCGGAACGCCTCGTGATCCTCGTTGAACACCGTACGGCGCACCGCCGGCCCCTCTCTGCGCCTAAGCCGGCGCCGCTCTCGCGGATGTGGTTGCGCGCCATTGGGGTTCCTCAATTGACGGTTGCGGTTCGGACCGATGATGGTTGCGGTTCGGACCGACACCCCTAAGCGCTTGCTCAGGCAACCGTACCGGCGGGTAGGCGAGGGCGTCCAGAGCAACCCGTCCGTAACGCTCGTCACTCCCCCGCGGCCGCCGCCTCGAACGCCCCCCGAGCCATTCGGTGCAGCAGCGCCGCCGTGGTCGCCCGCCCGGGCAGGGCGCCGGGCCGGCCCAGATGCGGCGTCGAGTTCAGCAGCCCGAACACCGAGTGCACGGCGGAGCGTGCCGCCGGCTCCGCCAGGCCCGGGTAGACCTCGCGCAGCACCTCCACCCACAGCTCGACGTACTGCCGCTGCAGCTGCCGTACGAGCTTGCGGTCGCTGTCGCGGAGGCGGTCCAGCTCGCGGTCGTGCAGGGTGATGAGGGGACGGTCGTCGAGGGCGAAGTCGATGTGCCCCTCGATGAGCGAGTCGAGGACCGCCTCCGCCGAACCCCCGTCGGCCTCGGCCAGACGGCGCTTCGCGCCGGTCAGGAGCTGCCCACTGATCCCCACCAACAGCTCCGCGAGCATCGCGTCCTTGCCGGCGAAGTGGCGGTAGAGGCCGGGCCCGCTGATGCCGACGGCGGCTCCTATCTCGTCGACACCGACACCATGGAAGCCACGCGCGGCGAAGAGCCGGGCGGCCTCCTTGAGGATCTGCTCGCGGCGGGTGGGCGCGTCGGTTCTCGTGGCCATGGAGCCAATTCTAGACAGGGAGGTTAGCGGTCGTTAACCTGAAGGAAACGCGTTAACGCTCATTAACAGGTGACCACTGGGTGAGGGGACCGCACGATGGACCAGGCACCGGTGCTGACGACCGCGGCAGACCCCGCGGCGGAGCCCTTCCGTGCCAACGAGGCCGCGCACCGCGCGCTGGGCGAGGAGCTGCGGGCCAAGCTGGCCGCGGCCCGGCTCGGCGGCGGCGAGAAGGCGCGCGCCCGGCACACCGCACGCGGCAAGCTGCTGCCGCGCGACAGGGTGGACACCCTCCTCGACCCCGGCTCCCCCTTCCTGGAGCTGGCGCCGCTGGCCGCCGACGGCATGTACGACGGCCAGGCCCCGGCGGCGGGCGTGATCGCCGGGATCGGCCGGGTCAGCGGCCGCGAGTGCGTCGTCGTCGCCAATGACGCCACCGTCAAGGGCGGCACGTACTACCCGATGACGGTGAAGAAGCATCTGCGGGCGCAGGAGGTGGCCCTCGAGAACCGCCTCCCCTGCCTCTATCTCGTCGACTCCGGCGGAGCCTTCCTCCCCATGCAGGACGAGGTCTTCCCCGACCGCGAGCACTTCGGCCGCATCTTCTACAACCAGGCCCGGATGTCCGGCGCCGGCATCCCGCAGATCGCGGCCGTCCTCGGCTCGTGCACTGCGGGCGGCGCGTACGTCCCCGCCATGAGCGACGAAGCCGTGATCGTCCGGGACCAAGGGACGATCTTCCTCGGCGGCCCCCCGCTCGTGAAAGCCGCCACCGGAGAGGTCGTCACCGCCGAGGAGCTGGGCGGCGGCGAGGTCCACTCCCGGATCTCCGGCGTCACCGACCACCTCGCGGAGAACGACGCCCACGCGCTGCGCATCGTGCGGACCATCGTCTCCACCCTCCCCTCCCGGGGCCCGCTCCCCTGGTCGGTCGAGCCGGCCGCCGAGCCCAAGGTGGACCCGTACACGCTGTACGGCGCCGTGCCGGTCGACTCCCGCACGCCGTACGACGTACGCGAGGTCATCGCACGCGTGGTCGACGGTTCGCGGTTCGCCGAGTTCAAGGCGGAGTTCGGGCAGACCCTCGTCACCGGCTTCGCCCGGATCCACGGCCACCCGGTCGGGATCGTCGCCAACAACGGCATCCTCTTCTCCGAGTCCGCCCAGAAGGGCGCCCACTTCATCGAGCTGTGTGACCAGCGCTCCATCCCGCTGGTCTTCCTGCAGAACATCTCCGGCTTCATGGTCGGCCGGGACTACGAGGCCGGTGGCATCGCCAAGCACGGCGCCAAGATGGTGACCGCCGTGGCCTGCACCCGCGTCCCCAAGCTGACGGTCGTGATCGGCGGCTCGTACGGCGCGGGCAACTACTCGATGTGCGGCCGGGCCTACTCCCCCCGCTTCCTGTGGATGTGGCCCAACGCCAAGATCTCCGTGATGGGCGGCGAGCAGGCCGCGTCCGTCCTGGCGACCGTGAAGCGGGACCAGTCGGAGGCACGCGGCGAGGACTGGTCGGCGGACGAGGAAGAGGCCTTCAAGGCCCCGATCCGCGCCCAGTACGAGCGCCAGGGCAACGCCTACTACGCCACCGCCCGCCTCTGGGACGACGGCGTGATCGACCCGCTGGAGACCCGGCAGGTCCTGGGCCTCGCCCTGACCGCCTGCGCCAACGCGCCCCTGGGTGACCCCCAGTTCGGCGTCTTCCGGATGTGAGGGGGCTTCGCACGATGACCTCGACAACGACCACGACCGTGACAACGACCGCGACAACGACTTCGACAGTGGCTTCGACGATGACGATGTTCGACACGGTGCTGGTGGCCAACCGCGGCGAGATCGCCGTCCGCGTCATCCGCACCCTCCGCGCCCTCGGCGTCCGCTCCGTCGCCGTCCACTCCGACGCGGACGCCGACGCCCGGCATGTACGGGAGGCCGACACGGCGGTACGGATCGGTCCGGCGCCGGCGGCCGAGAGCTATCTGTCGGTGGAGCGGCTGCTGGAGGCGGCGGCCCGGACGGGCGCGCAGGCGGTGCACCCGGGGTACGGCTTCCTCGCCGAGAACGCGGAGTTCGCGCGGGCGTGCGCCGACGCCGGGCTGGTCTTCATCGGCCCGCCGGCCGACGCGATCTCCCTCATGGGCGACAAGATCCGCGCCAAGGAGACGGTACGGGCGGCCGGGGTGCCGGTGGTGCCCGGTTCCAGCGGCAGCGGACTCACCGACACCCAACTCGCCGACGCGGCACGGGAGATCGGCATGCCCGTGCTGCTGAAGCCCAGCGCGGGCGGCGGCGGCAAGGGCATGCGGCTGGTACGTGACGCGGCCCTGCTGGCCGACGAGATCGCCGCCGCCCGGCGCGAGGCCCGCGCCTCCTTCGGCGACGACACCCTCCTCGTCGAGCGGTGGATCGACCGCCCCCGGCACATCGAGATCCAGGTCCTGGCCGACGGCCACGGCAATGTCGTCCACCTCGGCGAACGCGAGTGCTCCCTCCAGCGCCGCCACCAGAAGATCATCGAGGAGGCGCCCAGCGTCCTGCTCGACGAGGCCACCCGCGCCGCGATGGGAGAGGCGGCCGTCCAGGCGGCCCGCTCCTGCGGCTACTCCGGCGCGGGCACGGTCGAGTTCATCGTCCCCGGCGGCGACCCCTCCTCGTACTACTTCATGGAGATGAACACCCGCCTCCAGGTCGAACACCCGGTGACCGAGCTGGTCACGGGCGTCGACCTGGTGGAGTGGCAGCTCCGGGTGGCGGCGGGCGAGCGGCTGGCGTTCGCGCAGGAGGACGTACGGCTGACGGGCCACGCGGTCGAGGCCCGCATCTGCGCCGAGGACCCCGCGCGCGGGTTCCTGCCCTCGGGCGGCACGATCCTGCGTCTGCGCGAGCCGGAGGGCGACGGCATCCGGACCGACTCCGGCCTCAGCGAGGGCACGGAGGTCGGCTCGCTGTACGACCCGATGCTCGCCAAGGTCATCGCCTACGGCCCCGACCGCCCCACCGCCCTGCGCCGACTCCGCGCGGCGCTCGCGGAGACGGTCACCCTGGGCGTGCAGACGAACGCCGGGTTCCTGCGGCGACTGCTGGCCCATCCGGCGGTGGTGGCGGGCGAGCTGGACACGGGGTTGGTGGAGCGGGAGGTCGAGGGGCTGGTGTCGGGGGAGGTGCCGGAGGAGGTGTACGAGGCGGCGGCGGCCGTACGACTCGACGAGCTGAGGCCTCGGGGGGGCGGCTGGACCGACCCCTTCTCGGTGCC from Streptomyces sp. DSM 40750 includes these protein-coding regions:
- a CDS encoding SACE_7040 family transcriptional regulator, yielding MATRTDAPTRREQILKEAARLFAARGFHGVGVDEIGAAVGISGPGLYRHFAGKDAMLAELLVGISGQLLTGAKRRLAEADGGSAEAVLDSLIEGHIDFALDDRPLITLHDRELDRLRDSDRKLVRQLQRQYVELWVEVLREVYPGLAEPAARSAVHSVFGLLNSTPHLGRPGALPGRATTAALLHRMARGAFEAAAAGE
- a CDS encoding carboxyl transferase domain-containing protein, producing the protein MDQAPVLTTAADPAAEPFRANEAAHRALGEELRAKLAAARLGGGEKARARHTARGKLLPRDRVDTLLDPGSPFLELAPLAADGMYDGQAPAAGVIAGIGRVSGRECVVVANDATVKGGTYYPMTVKKHLRAQEVALENRLPCLYLVDSGGAFLPMQDEVFPDREHFGRIFYNQARMSGAGIPQIAAVLGSCTAGGAYVPAMSDEAVIVRDQGTIFLGGPPLVKAATGEVVTAEELGGGEVHSRISGVTDHLAENDAHALRIVRTIVSTLPSRGPLPWSVEPAAEPKVDPYTLYGAVPVDSRTPYDVREVIARVVDGSRFAEFKAEFGQTLVTGFARIHGHPVGIVANNGILFSESAQKGAHFIELCDQRSIPLVFLQNISGFMVGRDYEAGGIAKHGAKMVTAVACTRVPKLTVVIGGSYGAGNYSMCGRAYSPRFLWMWPNAKISVMGGEQAASVLATVKRDQSEARGEDWSADEEEAFKAPIRAQYERQGNAYYATARLWDDGVIDPLETRQVLGLALTACANAPLGDPQFGVFRM
- a CDS encoding acetyl-CoA carboxylase biotin carboxylase subunit, translated to MFDTVLVANRGEIAVRVIRTLRALGVRSVAVHSDADADARHVREADTAVRIGPAPAAESYLSVERLLEAAARTGAQAVHPGYGFLAENAEFARACADAGLVFIGPPADAISLMGDKIRAKETVRAAGVPVVPGSSGSGLTDTQLADAAREIGMPVLLKPSAGGGGKGMRLVRDAALLADEIAAARREARASFGDDTLLVERWIDRPRHIEIQVLADGHGNVVHLGERECSLQRRHQKIIEEAPSVLLDEATRAAMGEAAVQAARSCGYSGAGTVEFIVPGGDPSSYYFMEMNTRLQVEHPVTELVTGVDLVEWQLRVAAGERLAFAQEDVRLTGHAVEARICAEDPARGFLPSGGTILRLREPEGDGIRTDSGLSEGTEVGSLYDPMLAKVIAYGPDRPTALRRLRAALAETVTLGVQTNAGFLRRLLAHPAVVAGELDTGLVEREVEGLVSGEVPEEVYEAAAAVRLDELRPRGGGWTDPFSVPSGWRLGGEPAPLTFDLRAAGLEPVTHRPRGAHTVTDDQVSVTLDGVRHTFHRAADWVGRDGDAWHVRDHDPVAAALTGAAHAGADSLTAPMPGTVTVVKVAVGDQVTAGQSLLVVEAMKMEHVVSAPHAGTVTELDVTPGTTVAMDQVLAVVAPHEEEHHEEAAT